The genomic interval ctttggctgcaggattattttcctactgtagcaaactggctcacattaagatcctacatctgtaggcatCTGTATGGGTTTAAATGATCTGTACCAGCTCCTGAATCCTGCCACCGCAGTGACCAAGTGAGagggcacacagacagacgggcaCTCACACCAACAGAAGGCAAGGCACCTCTctggtgccttcggaaagtattcagaccccttaaccttttccacattttggagACCAAACatgtcacacacagacactgaagaAAGACTACAACACCAGCTGCAGCTAAAGAAGGTTAGCTTTGGTTTTCTCAATTCCCCCCAGTAAAAACACACTTAAAAAGAAGTGCTTTAAAAAGCTATCAAAGCTACATGACAACCATGATAGAGAAAGTTATACATACACTTAAATGTGCAAGGGCAACATGTATTTTCTACCAGCTAAGAGCAGAGCAACATTTACTATGTCATTTTTAAAGCCATACATTGGATTGGGAATAAGCATCCAGAAATGCAAAACGCAAAATCTATGATGAAAACATATCTTTCAGTCTTTGTTCATGGTATAAATCTGAATACAGTTTTGGAAATGGGCCGTTGTGTTCATTTGGGGCCTCAGCACCATGATGTAGACCTTGGGCATGAAGTAGCCACCGAGTATACCGagcacactggacactatggccAGCACATGCATGGCCATGGCAAATTCCCCCCTGCTGACAAAATATATGGTGAAGAAGCTGATCCAGGAGATCATGTATATCATGAGACTAAAGGTGATACACTTGGCCTCGTTGTAGTTGGCTGGCAGGTCTTTTCCCATGTAACTGAAGGAGAAGCAGAGCGTGCTGAGCAGAGAGACGTAGGCTAGCTCTATCATGGCCCAAGAGGAGAGGGTGTTACTACACTCCGTGACAATGCTGTCGGAGTAGAAGTCCACGTCCCGGGAGGGGTACGGGGGGTTTAAAGTAACACGGAGCACAGAGATCAACAAAACTGTCATGGAAACAACAAGGACGGTGACTTCAGGCCCATGGTTCTTAGCCCAGGTATCATAGGCCCGAGGAAGATTGGAGGACAGCTTAAAGATGCACACTACCTGGAAGGAACGCACGGTGACACAAGCCAGACACACGGTGAAGCTGAAGACGAAGAGAGGCTGCTTGAGAAGGCAGTCAGTCTGAGACGGGAGGCCAAAGTGACACAGGGCACTGGCAGCCGCGGCGGTTAGGGCTAGAAGCATCACCAGGCAGGTGTGCCCGCCGGCCGACTTGACCACAGGGGTGCCCAGGTTGAGGAGGAAGATGACCCCTGTCCCCAGGGTTATGAGCAAGGTCAGAGCCAGGAGGAGTAGCAGGGCGATAGACAGGGGACCGCCCCAGGCCAGCACTAGGACCGTCCGATCCAGACACACCTCGCTTTCCGCTGGGGACCACTGGTAAAGCTCACACTTCTGGCACCGGGTGGATCCTAAAGAGTGACATACCATAACATCAATGCTGGGGTCAGTTCAATATTTATAGTACCACGTTTCCAAAGATTAAGGGGTTTAGCTACATTAATTAATTGAGATTAAAAGCATCCCCATAATTGAATGGATAGCAGTGATTACAACACCATCAGAGATCGTATTCCCATCATGTGTTATTCGAgtagactgctaaatagctaacgaAATGGCTACACAAACTATCTGAGTTGACCTTTGTATTTGATTCTCTATGCACACACAAAGGGccgtacacactacacacactgatactccaacacacatataaacactcACTCCataatttgctcacacacacataaaacacacatacatactgactctacacacactcacatacaatcatcatatatgcagctgctactctgtttatcatatatcctgatgcctagtcaccttaccctgatacatactgtatctatcaatccagtatccctgcacattgtaaatatggtattggaagtgaccctgtatatagtatgcttatttaCTTTATTGTGTTCTTCTTGTTTCTTATTTTTATATATTGTGTGTTTTAGTTGTACCTTGTTATTTtttgtattacattgttattgattactgcattgttggagttAGAGctagcaagaaaggcattttaCTGTACTTGTGTGCATGTGACATTCAAATTTGAAACTTGAAAACTAGTGCTACCACCTGCTATAGGAGGCAGTTTATGGAAGGACAACATATGCCACCCGCTGGACACTTTCAAACAGTACAAATGGAATGTTATTCAACAGATAGGGCTTGGACAATGGATGGGCATACAAGACAACTGGTTGGTGTAATCTGTAATCTCACCAGTCTTGTTGAGGAAGTTGTGAGCAGCACAGGCCAGGCAGTCGAAGCAGCACTTGTGTTGTCCCGTCTGCAGCTTCCTGTGTCCTTTGGGGCATTCTGGGGAGCATATCGACGGAGGCACCTCCTAGACACACCCAGAAACACACACCGATGTTCCTCGTCCACCTATAACCAGGGTTTTCTCTTTCTATTTCTATAGTACCCAAAAACTATTCTGCAATTTCATCTGACAATGGATATGATTATAATACTACTGCGCAAATGCTGTAATTCTGAGCCTTTACTTTTCCTGTGTATCCGTCGTCACTACCCCATTCAATTTGAGCAGGGTCCACTGTGAGGTCAGTGGGGTCTGCAGTATAAGAGCCCACCTCACGGAGAGACCACTCTGTTCCCCTCCAAATCCAGTTCACGATGTCATATCCTGTGGGCGGGTCTCCGTTCTCATTAAAGTAAATAGACGAGTTCCCAACAGAGAATCTCACCTGCTTTAACAGTGGCAGAAGCTGAGGGATAGACAGAAGACAAAGAACATGTACTAAACATGACTGTAACATACCTGTGATAGTAAATATGGTTTACTGTTGATGTCCAATAGTACATGGCGTTCAAGTGTATAGTGGACTTCGCTTTCTTTAGAGCAGGCTTTTTGACTACAGTACCACCATTTTGAAAACACTAACCTGCCAAGGTAGCACTTCAGACTTTTGGCATTCATCCAAGCCACAACCAAGTGCTTGATGCAGTGCATGTGCCACAGCATATACAGCTTTGTAAACATTATAAGAGGATTTGATGTCATAGTCCCCCAAAGAGAAGTTTTCTGCTGCCATGCTGGAGAGGTCCGTATTTTGCAAACATTCAACACTCAGGTCCATCGTGCCATTGGAGGTGCCACTAAGTAACTTTGGAACAGCATGGCTTTCGAACTCCTCAAACCCAGTTATTGCTGTGTATTTGATGGAGATGCCTAGTACAGTCCCAATGGTGTGAATACCTGGTATTCCCGACACTAGAGTGGTGACTGACCAGTCCTCTGTCCCTATCCACACCTTACCAGTTACACCCTGCTCTATGACAAACGGGAAGAACTGACTGACTTTGGTCTTGCTGGAGAACACGACAATAGTGTTGACCTTGGTCTTCAAAATGTTCTTGACTATGTTCCTCATGGTCTGGTTGTTGGCGGAGGTGAGTTCGGGGATGACCCCTTGGTAGGCGATGCAGATGTCAAAGTGAGCAGCCTGAAGGGAGAGACTCTCTATGCCCTGGAGGCCATAGGAGTCGTCGCTGCCCAGTAGAACGATCCAGGTCCAGTTAAAACGCACCAGCAGCTGGACCATGGCGTCCACCTGGTTCTTGTCACTGGGGATGGTGCGGAAGAAGGCTGGGTAGAGGAGCTTGTTACTCAGCATCTCATTAGAGGCTTCATAGG from Oncorhynchus tshawytscha isolate Ot180627B linkage group LG22, Otsh_v2.0, whole genome shotgun sequence carries:
- the LOC112221548 gene encoding taste receptor type 1 member 1-like → MVCGGVCVVLGWLVLILTGHQLTEGTGLQLPGDYSISGLFPLHKLAPSSSNLPDLGACKEGKFNKHGYHLIQAMRFALEEINNGTKNQHLLPGVSLGYQAYDTCNQPASVLATLAMLAQQYQRTLGNNTGGDQRAVAVIGPDSSSYTFTPAAVLGSYLVPQISYEASNEMLSNKLLYPAFFRTIPSDKNQVDAMVQLLVRFNWTWIVLLGSDDSYGLQGIESLSLQAAHFDICIAYQGVIPELTSANNQTMRNIVKNILKTKVNTIVVFSSKTKVSQFFPFVIEQGVTGKVWIGTEDWSVTTLVSGIPGIHTIGTVLGISIKYTAITGFEEFESHAVPKLLSGTSNGTMDLSVECLQNTDLSSMAAENFSLGDYDIKSSYNVYKAVYAVAHALHQALGCGLDECQKSEVLPWQLLPLLKQVRFSVGNSSIYFNENGDPPTGYDIVNWIWRGTEWSLREVGSYTADPTDLTVDPAQIEWGSDDGYTGKVPPSICSPECPKGHRKLQTGQHKCCFDCLACAAHNFLNKTGSTRCQKCELYQWSPAESEVCLDRTVLVLAWGGPLSIALLLLLALTLLITLGTGVIFLLNLGTPVVKSAGGHTCLVMLLALTAAAASALCHFGLPSQTDCLLKQPLFVFSFTVCLACVTVRSFQVVCIFKLSSNLPRAYDTWAKNHGPEVTVLVVSMTVLLISVLRVTLNPPYPSRDVDFYSDSIVTECSNTLSSWAMIELAYVSLLSTLCFSFSYMGKDLPANYNEAKCITFSLMIYMISWISFFTIYFVSRGEFAMAMHVLAIVSSVLGILGGYFMPKVYIMVLRPQMNTTAHFQNCIQIYTMNKD